The DNA window AGGAAGAAAACGGTATTTGCTGTTTGAGGAAGTTAGATGGTTTCTGCCATGCAATGATTGGCCTGAATTGCGGGAGGTTTCACCTTTGGGGTGAAGTCTCCCGTTTTTTCTGATCTGTAAAAAAGCGAGGAAGGGCAGGGGGCACCCATTATTTGAGATGGATGGCTCCGGAAGAGCTCAGCGTCTGTGAGATTTTTTTTGCATATATCGTTTTAGGCATGGCAATAAAAGTACAGCCTTAAAAACACCTTTCTGAAAGATTAAGTAGCCCATGGCAGAAAAGCCGTTTCAAAAAAATCAAAGCGTTCTGTCGGATCATCCGGAAGAAAAATTTTCGGTTCTGATGCGCAGTTTACCCGGTATGGCCTATCATCGCAGAAAAGATGAATTCTGGACCTTAACCTTTGCCAGTGAAGGAGCCCGCCGTCTTTTCGGGGATCTGGCCTGGGAAAAAATCCGCTCCGGGGTCACCTGCCTTGGGAATATGGTGCATGAGGAAAGCTATCCCCATGTTCTGGAATCTCTGGAAAGGGCGCTGGCCCGGAAGGAGCCTTACCAGCTGGTGTACCGGGTCAACTCCCTTCTGCATTCAGACAGATGGGTGTGGGATCAGGGGGAGGGCGTTTACGATGAAAAAGGGCATCTGCTTGGTGCCGAAGGTTTTGTTACGGATTTTACGGCATTCAAAACCATGGAAAGGGAACTCAGGGAAGAGATTGGCCGTCTGCGTTGCCGGGAAGACAGCCCTGCGCCAGCTCCCGTCATTCCCGGTATCATTGGGCAGACACCGGAAATGATGGCCGTGTTCCGGCTTGTGCAGCAGACCGCATCAAGCGATGCCGCCGTTATTCTCTATGGAGCATCGGGTACGGGCAAGGAGCTTCTGGCCCGGGCCATCCATGATCAGAGCCTGCGCAGCAGGGGGGCTTTTGTTCCGGTGAACTGTGGAGCCATTCCGGAAAACCTCATGGAAAGCGAGTTTTTCGGTTACAGAAAAGGTGCTTTTTCCGGAGCAGACCGGGATCAGCCGGGCATTCTGGATAAGGCCCACGGCGGCACCCTTTTTCTGGATGAAATCGGAGAAATTCCCCTTTCCATGCAGACCCGTCTTCTCCGGGCCATTGAAGGGGGCGGCTTCAGTCCCGTGGGCAGCCGGGAAATCCGTCACCCGGATTTTCGCATCCTTGCGGCCACCAACCGGGATCTGGAAGAATGGGTGCGGCAGGGCAAGATGCGGGAGGATTTTTTTTATCGCATCCATGTGGTGCCCGTTCATATTCCTCGTTTAAAGGAGAGAAAGGCGGACATCCCCCTGCTGGTCAGCCATTTTCTGGAGAGTCTGCCCGGTACACCGCCTCTGGGAGCGGCGGAACTCCATCGTCTCATGGCCCATGACTGGCCCGGCAATGTGCGGGAGCTTTGCAATGTGATCCGGCGTTATGCCCTGCTTCATACTCTGGATCTCCCGGAGCGGGGAAAGGCCTTTGGGATGAAGAAGCCTCCGGCTCTGCCTGCCTGCGGAACCCTGCAGGAGCAGATGGCCCTGATGGAGGCGGCGGTGATTCGGAAAACCCTTGAGGAAACGGGTTTTCACAGAAGTGAGACCGCGCGGATTCTTGGCATAGACCGGAGAAGCCTTTATACCAAAATTCAGCGGCATGGAATTGGGAAGAAAGATTCCCAGTCTGGGATGTATTCATCTCATCTTGAATAAGTATATGGATTAAAACAATTTTTTGTTTTTGTTTAAAGAAGGTGGGTAGTATTCTTCCCCTTCAGGCCATTCCATTTTTCAAAAAGAAAAATGGTGCGGCCTTATTTTTTAGGCACCTGCAATATGTTTCGTTTCTGGCACGCACCCTGCACTACAGCCCTTCGGAAGTGTGAATTTAACGGATGAACGAAGGAGAAGGGTATGATGAGCGGAGCAAGGATGCCGGATGTGATTCTGATAGGGGATAAGCTTTCGGATGTGGCCCGGCATCTGGGTATTCTGGGCCGGGGCATGGTGACATCCCAGATTCCCCAGATTGAAAGAATATTCCCCGGCATTCCCCAGCTGGAATGTACCCGGTGCATCATGGGGGATAAGCGAAGGGTGCTGCATACCGCAGCCAAACGCATGGGCGTGAACTGGATTGTGCTGGAAAAGGACGGCCCGGATGTGGCGGGCTGGTCTGGCATGAATCCCGCCTCCATGGAGGAAGAGCTCCGGCAGGAGGGCTATCGGGTGGATGTGGTGGATTTTACGGAGGGGCTTGAAAAGGCCGTGATGGATGCGGGGAGAATTTTTGAAAGGGAAAAGGAAGCGGCCAGACTGATTAAGGGATACGGGGAGAAAATGGCTGGGCTTTCGGAAACCATGCCCCGGAACCTTGGGCTGAAGGTGGCGGTTTTCCTTGGCATGGTCCATCCGGAAACGGGCCAGCATTATCTGGTTGCCGAAGGCCCGGACACCTTCTGCTGTCAGCATCTTCTCCGGCCCATGGGCTGTGAGGAGGTGGGAGGATCCCTTGTGTCCGGTGAGGGGCCGGAAGTCCTGCAGAGCCTTCTTGCCCTGAAAGACGTGCGGCCGGATGTGCTGGTGTTCACGGGTGATGCCCAGGTGGGGCTGGGGCTTCTCCATGGGGAAGTGGCCGGAGACAGGGCGCTGCTGGAGGTTCCTGCCCTGCGGGATCTTGCCCTCTTTGCCCTTCCCCATGTGAGCGGCGGCGAACCCATGGATTATCCTGCCCGGATGCAGCAGTGGATCATGGCCTTTTCACCCTTTAAAGATCGGTAAGGAGTACGGGATGTTTTGTAAAAAATGGGCGGTATGGATGATAACACTGGCTTTTCTGCCTCCCTTTGCCATGGCGGACGGGCCGAAGGATCTGGAAATGGACGGGGTGGTGGTCACGGCCACCCGCACGGAAAGTGATCTTCTGCGGCTTCCTGCTTCGGCGGATCGTCTGGAGGGGGATGCCCTCAAGGACAGGGGAGCAGGGGATATCACGGATATTCTTTCCACCCTGCCCGGTGTGGACATTTCAGGGGGAACGGGACACAGCCGTCAGCCTGCCCTGCGGGGTCTTCCCGAAAGCCAGACCATCATTAAAATAGACGGGGCAAGGGAAAATTATGTGCAGAAGGCAGGGGATGCCCAGACCACCATTCTGCTGGACCCGGATCTTCTCAAGGCCGTGGAAGTGGTGAGGGGACCGGCTTCCACCCTGCACGGCGGAGGCGGTATCGGTGGTGTTATTGCCTTTACCACCAAAGATGCGGCAGATCTGCTGCGGCCGGGTCAGTCCTTTGGTGCTTCTCTGCGTGCGGGGGCCTCCACGGCGGACAGCAGCCGGGACGGGAGTCTCATGGCCTATGGCAGAAGCGGAGATGCGGATCTTCTGGCTTTTTCCTCATACAGGGATTACGGCTCCTATACGTCCAGTGATCCGGACAGGGCCAAGACCCGTCTTTCCGGAGACAGGCGGCAGCACCTGATGAAGGCTTCCTGGATTCCCGATGAAGGCAGGCGGGTGAGTTTCAGCGCATCCCGCTATGAGCAGGCCTACAAATATCCGGATGAGGGCAGCTGGTACGAGAGTGAGCAGAACCGCTTTCTTGCCGCACTGGAGCTGGATCCCGGCAGCCAGTGGGTGGATGCTCGCATGACCCTCATGCATTCCGAACGGAAAGAAGATCAGTTTAATAATGTCAGAAATGGCCTGAAATTCACCTCTTCCGGTGTGGATGTGCAAAATGCCATGCGTTTTGTGGCAGGCCCCACACGCCACCGTGTGGTAGTGGGCGGGGATTTCTATAAGGATGAATACAGGCCGGAAACGGACAGCTGGACCGATCCTCCCGGAGAAGGCAGGGACGGCGGGCTTTTCATTCAGGATGAGATGGCGCTGGCGGACGGAAAGATTCTTATCATCTCCGGTCTTCGCTATACCTGGTTTGACCGCAGCGGCAAACGATCCGATGCCGGTGACGGCAGTGACTCCCGCCTGAACCCACGGGTTTCCCTAAGCTGGAATCCTCTGGAGAGCCTTGGGTTTTATGCCAGCTATGCCGAGGCCTTCCGTCCGCCTCTGGTGAGCGAGATGTACACGGAGCTGGATTTTATGAATCCTCCCGTACACATTCAGGTGCTGGCCAACCCGGATCTGAAGCCGGAAACGGCCAAAACGCGGGAGCTTGGCATGCATGTGAGCCGCAACGGGCTTTTTAGCCACAGGGATGCCCTTCGGTTCAAGGCCGTCTGGTTCACCGAGGACATTGAGGATCTGATCAGTATCAAAACCCTGAAAGATCTGGACCCTCCCCATTCCTTTGAGCGCATTGTGCAGACCGTGAATGTTGAATCCGCCAAACGTCAGGGCTATGAGATGGCAGCCACTTACGGCATCGGGGATTTTGGCATGCTCTTCACCTATGCGAAGGTCGATAACCGGGAGTCTTCGGACAAAGACAGCTGGGCCGGGGCAACTCCCGGAGTGTTCCAGAGCCGAATCCATTACCATTTTGTGGAAACGGGTCTGCGCCTTGGCTGGCATGGCCGTTTTGTGGAGTCCTTCAAGGCCGAAGGCAAAACCTGGGAGTCCCACAAGATCCACGGACTCTTTGCCCGTTGGGAAGGCCGGAGCGGTTCCCTTGATGGTCTTTCCGCAGGGATCTTTGTGGACAACCTGCTGGACGAAAGCTACCGGGCCTATCATTTCAAGGATTCCGGTGCGGGCATTGGACGGAACCTGAGGGTGTCTTTGGGGTATCGCTTCTGATCTTTGCGATTAGCGGGCCATCCCCTTCTCCTGTTGGGAGAGGAGGATGGCTCTGGATTGATGCAGGGGCAGGCTTTGCGCCTGCCTGCTTGTGTGGCGGCACCCCCTGCGGGTGCCTGCATTCTGCTGGTTTGTTTTGTAAGAATCGGGTGTCCGGGTATGTGTGTTCAGCGTATTTTTCTTTTCTTCTGCCTGTTTTTGATCATGAATTCCCATGGAGAAGCTCTGGCCCTCCACGCCTTTAGTGCGGATGGCGAGCCTCTTTATGCCTCTGACTTCACCCATTTTTCCTACGTAAATCCCCATGCGCCCAAGGGCGGAGAGCTGCGCTGCCACACCATTGGCACCTTTGACAGCTTCAACCCCCTGCTGCTCAAGGGCCGTCCTGCGGAA is part of the Desulfobotulus mexicanus genome and encodes:
- a CDS encoding sigma-54 interaction domain-containing protein, whose amino-acid sequence is MAEKPFQKNQSVLSDHPEEKFSVLMRSLPGMAYHRRKDEFWTLTFASEGARRLFGDLAWEKIRSGVTCLGNMVHEESYPHVLESLERALARKEPYQLVYRVNSLLHSDRWVWDQGEGVYDEKGHLLGAEGFVTDFTAFKTMERELREEIGRLRCREDSPAPAPVIPGIIGQTPEMMAVFRLVQQTASSDAAVILYGASGTGKELLARAIHDQSLRSRGAFVPVNCGAIPENLMESEFFGYRKGAFSGADRDQPGILDKAHGGTLFLDEIGEIPLSMQTRLLRAIEGGGFSPVGSREIRHPDFRILAATNRDLEEWVRQGKMREDFFYRIHVVPVHIPRLKERKADIPLLVSHFLESLPGTPPLGAAELHRLMAHDWPGNVRELCNVIRRYALLHTLDLPERGKAFGMKKPPALPACGTLQEQMALMEAAVIRKTLEETGFHRSETARILGIDRRSLYTKIQRHGIGKKDSQSGMYSSHLE
- a CDS encoding ABC transporter substrate-binding protein: MMSGARMPDVILIGDKLSDVARHLGILGRGMVTSQIPQIERIFPGIPQLECTRCIMGDKRRVLHTAAKRMGVNWIVLEKDGPDVAGWSGMNPASMEEELRQEGYRVDVVDFTEGLEKAVMDAGRIFEREKEAARLIKGYGEKMAGLSETMPRNLGLKVAVFLGMVHPETGQHYLVAEGPDTFCCQHLLRPMGCEEVGGSLVSGEGPEVLQSLLALKDVRPDVLVFTGDAQVGLGLLHGEVAGDRALLEVPALRDLALFALPHVSGGEPMDYPARMQQWIMAFSPFKDR
- a CDS encoding TonB-dependent receptor domain-containing protein; this encodes MFCKKWAVWMITLAFLPPFAMADGPKDLEMDGVVVTATRTESDLLRLPASADRLEGDALKDRGAGDITDILSTLPGVDISGGTGHSRQPALRGLPESQTIIKIDGARENYVQKAGDAQTTILLDPDLLKAVEVVRGPASTLHGGGGIGGVIAFTTKDAADLLRPGQSFGASLRAGASTADSSRDGSLMAYGRSGDADLLAFSSYRDYGSYTSSDPDRAKTRLSGDRRQHLMKASWIPDEGRRVSFSASRYEQAYKYPDEGSWYESEQNRFLAALELDPGSQWVDARMTLMHSERKEDQFNNVRNGLKFTSSGVDVQNAMRFVAGPTRHRVVVGGDFYKDEYRPETDSWTDPPGEGRDGGLFIQDEMALADGKILIISGLRYTWFDRSGKRSDAGDGSDSRLNPRVSLSWNPLESLGFYASYAEAFRPPLVSEMYTELDFMNPPVHIQVLANPDLKPETAKTRELGMHVSRNGLFSHRDALRFKAVWFTEDIEDLISIKTLKDLDPPHSFERIVQTVNVESAKRQGYEMAATYGIGDFGMLFTYAKVDNRESSDKDSWAGATPGVFQSRIHYHFVETGLRLGWHGRFVESFKAEGKTWESHKIHGLFARWEGRSGSLDGLSAGIFVDNLLDESYRAYHFKDSGAGIGRNLRVSLGYRF